One genomic window of Massilia sp. KIM includes the following:
- the murA gene encoding UDP-N-acetylglucosamine 1-carboxyvinyltransferase: protein MDKLQIVGGKRLNGEIPVSGAKNAALPILCAGLLTAGDVRLSNVPRLHDVRTMLKLLEQTGLKVDQDDENVVLNGASITSLVAPYELVKTMRASILVLGPLLARFGEAKVSLPGGCAIGSRPVDQHIKGLRAMGAEITIEGGYIYARTDGKLKGARIHTDMITVTGTENLLMAATLAEGETVLENAAREPEVTDLANLLVAMGAKIEGIGTDRLVIQGVAALHGAEHAVISDRIEAATFLCAVAATGGEIVLTNTRTDIFDVALDKLREMGVQLTVAGNTIRAKMDGRPNPVSFRTTEYPGFPTDMQAQFMAVNTIASGPSRVTETIFENRFMHVQEMNRLGAAIHTEGNTAFIKGVERLVGAPVMATDLRASASLVIAGMAAEGTTVVDRIYHLDRGYDRMEVKLSAVGADIQRLK from the coding sequence ATGGACAAACTGCAGATCGTCGGCGGCAAGCGCCTGAATGGTGAAATCCCGGTGTCCGGCGCCAAGAACGCGGCGCTGCCCATCCTGTGCGCAGGCCTGCTCACGGCGGGCGACGTGCGCCTGTCGAACGTGCCGCGCCTGCACGACGTGCGCACCATGCTCAAGCTGCTCGAGCAGACCGGCCTGAAGGTCGACCAGGACGACGAGAACGTGGTCCTGAACGGCGCCAGCATCACCTCCCTGGTCGCGCCCTACGAGCTGGTGAAGACCATGCGCGCCTCGATCCTGGTGCTGGGCCCCCTGCTGGCGCGCTTCGGCGAAGCCAAGGTCTCGCTGCCGGGCGGCTGCGCGATCGGCTCGCGCCCGGTCGACCAGCACATCAAGGGCCTGCGCGCGATGGGCGCCGAGATCACCATCGAGGGCGGCTACATCTACGCCAGGACCGACGGCAAGCTCAAGGGCGCGCGCATCCACACCGACATGATCACCGTGACCGGCACCGAGAACCTCCTGATGGCCGCCACCCTGGCCGAGGGCGAGACCGTGCTGGAAAACGCCGCGCGCGAGCCGGAAGTGACCGACCTGGCCAACTTGCTGGTAGCCATGGGCGCGAAGATCGAAGGCATCGGCACCGACCGCCTGGTGATCCAGGGCGTGGCCGCGCTGCACGGCGCCGAGCACGCCGTGATCTCGGACCGCATCGAGGCCGCGACCTTCCTGTGCGCGGTGGCGGCCACCGGCGGCGAGATCGTGCTGACCAACACCCGCACCGACATCTTCGACGTGGCCCTCGACAAGCTGCGCGAGATGGGCGTGCAGCTCACCGTGGCCGGTAACACCATCCGCGCGAAAATGGACGGCCGGCCGAACCCGGTGTCCTTCCGCACCACCGAATACCCGGGCTTCCCGACCGACATGCAGGCCCAGTTCATGGCCGTGAACACGATCGCCTCGGGCCCCAGCCGCGTGACCGAGACCATCTTCGAGAACCGCTTCATGCACGTGCAGGAGATGAACCGCCTGGGCGCGGCCATCCATACCGAGGGCAACACCGCCTTCATCAAGGGAGTGGAGCGCCTGGTCGGCGCGCCGGTGATGGCGACCGACCTGCGCGCCTCGGCCTCGCTGGTGATCGCCGGCATGGCGGCCGAGGGCACCACCGTGGTGGACCGCATCTACCACCTCGACCGCGGCTACGACCGGATGGAAGTGAAACTGTCGGCCGTCGGCGCCGACATCCAGCGTCTCAAATAA
- a CDS encoding BolA family protein produces the protein MATTPELIHSYIKAGLDCTHLEVEGDGQHFNAVIVSAAFAGKRPIQRHQMVYAVLGDRMREEIHALSMKTLTPEEYQG, from the coding sequence GTGGCAACCACACCTGAACTGATCCACAGCTACATCAAGGCCGGCCTCGATTGCACCCACCTCGAAGTGGAAGGCGACGGCCAGCACTTCAACGCCGTCATCGTCTCGGCCGCCTTCGCCGGCAAGCGCCCGATCCAGCGCCACCAGATGGTGTACGCCGTGCTCGGCGACCGCATGCGCGAGGAAATCCACGCGCTGTCGATGAAAACCCTCACCCCTGAAGAGTACCAAGGATAA
- a CDS encoding ABC transporter permease → MSLFSVGFRTLFYKESLRFWKVATQTVAAPVVTAMLYLLIFGHVLDGRVEMLDGVSYTAFLVPGLVMMSVLQNAFANSSSSLIQSKITGNLVFILLPPLSHVEILSAYVLASVLRGIVVGAVLFLVTAWFADLSFVAPWWIVVFAFFGAAILGTMGVIAGIWAEKFDQLAAFQNFLIMPATFLAGVFYSIQKLPPFWLTVSHFNPFFYMIDGFRYGFFGKSDVSPWTSLAIVAVFFAVLAAVAINLLKRGYKLRH, encoded by the coding sequence ATGAGCCTGTTCTCCGTCGGCTTCCGCACCCTGTTCTACAAGGAGTCGCTGCGCTTCTGGAAGGTCGCGACCCAGACCGTGGCCGCCCCGGTGGTCACCGCCATGCTCTACCTCCTGATCTTCGGCCACGTGCTGGACGGTCGGGTCGAGATGCTGGACGGCGTGTCCTACACCGCCTTCCTGGTGCCTGGCCTGGTGATGATGAGCGTGCTGCAAAACGCCTTCGCCAACTCCTCGTCCTCGCTGATCCAGTCCAAGATCACCGGCAACCTGGTGTTCATCCTGCTGCCGCCGCTGTCCCACGTCGAGATCCTGTCGGCCTACGTGCTGGCCTCGGTCCTGCGCGGCATCGTGGTGGGCGCGGTGCTGTTCCTGGTCACCGCCTGGTTCGCCGACCTGAGCTTCGTCGCGCCCTGGTGGATCGTGGTGTTCGCCTTCTTCGGCGCCGCCATCCTCGGCACCATGGGCGTGATCGCCGGCATCTGGGCCGAGAAGTTCGACCAGCTGGCGGCCTTCCAGAACTTCCTGATCATGCCGGCGACCTTCCTGGCCGGGGTGTTCTATTCCATCCAAAAACTGCCGCCATTCTGGCTGACCGTCTCGCATTTCAACCCGTTCTTTTATATGATTGACGGGTTCCGCTACGGGTTCTTCGGCAAGTCCGACGTGTCGCCGTGGACCAGCCTGGCCATCGTCGCCGTGTTCTTCGCGGTGCTGGCGGCAGTGGCGATCAACCTGCTCAAGCGCGGCTACAAGCTGCGCCACTAA
- a CDS encoding ABC transporter ATP-binding protein gives MTAIQISNVEKSYKGFKALKGVSLSIEEGEFFGLLGPNGAGKTTLISTIAGLIRPDAGSVSIHGHDVVRDFREARTRLGVVPQELVFDPFFTVRETLRLQSGYFGIKNNDAWIDEVMHNLDLTNKADVNMRALSGGMKRRVLVAQALVHKPPVIVLDEPTAGVDVELRQTLWKFISRLNREGHTVVLTTHYLEEAQAMCQRVAMLKLGQVVALDTMPNLLRRVSGSQLVVHLRSGVLPEGLRHLVSHDEHDQNNGGGNKYTLRVNDYAEVEGILARLRESGAVIDEMQLEQADLEDIFIQIMEGK, from the coding sequence ATGACAGCGATCCAAATCAGCAACGTCGAGAAGAGCTACAAGGGCTTCAAGGCCCTGAAGGGCGTCTCCCTCAGCATCGAGGAAGGCGAATTCTTCGGCCTCCTCGGCCCGAACGGGGCCGGCAAGACCACCCTGATCTCCACCATCGCCGGCCTGATCCGCCCGGACGCCGGCAGCGTCAGCATCCACGGCCACGACGTGGTGCGCGACTTCCGCGAGGCGCGCACGCGCCTTGGCGTGGTGCCGCAGGAGCTGGTGTTCGACCCCTTCTTCACCGTGCGCGAGACCCTGCGCCTGCAGTCCGGCTACTTCGGCATCAAGAACAACGACGCCTGGATCGACGAAGTGATGCACAACCTCGACCTGACCAACAAGGCCGACGTCAACATGCGCGCCCTGTCGGGCGGCATGAAGCGGCGCGTGCTGGTGGCCCAGGCCCTGGTGCACAAGCCGCCCGTGATCGTGCTCGACGAGCCGACCGCCGGCGTCGACGTCGAGCTGCGCCAGACCCTGTGGAAGTTCATCTCGCGCCTGAACCGCGAAGGCCATACCGTGGTCCTGACCACCCACTACCTGGAAGAAGCCCAGGCCATGTGCCAGCGCGTGGCCATGCTCAAGCTGGGCCAGGTGGTGGCGCTGGACACCATGCCCAACCTGCTGCGCCGGGTGTCCGGCTCCCAGCTGGTGGTGCACCTGAGAAGCGGCGTGCTGCCGGAAGGCCTGCGCCACCTCGTCTCGCACGACGAGCATGACCAGAACAACGGCGGCGGCAATAAATACACGCTGCGCGTGAACGACTACGCGGAAGTGGAGGGCATCCTGGCGCGCCTGCGTGAATCAGGCGCCGTCATCGACGAGATGCAGCTCGAGCAGGCCGACCTCGAGGACATCTTCATCCAGATCATGGAGGGCAAATAA
- a CDS encoding lipid asymmetry maintenance protein MlaB, whose protein sequence is MAEANPMLSLDALTFQTAHAALDQGVQAIAAGETVFDLGGVKAADSSGVALLLAWQRRAQAAGQRLTFVNVPDNVHKLAALYGVDTLLSHH, encoded by the coding sequence ATGGCCGAAGCCAATCCCATGCTCTCGCTCGACGCCCTGACCTTCCAGACCGCCCACGCGGCCCTGGATCAGGGCGTGCAGGCCATCGCGGCCGGCGAAACCGTGTTCGACCTCGGCGGCGTCAAGGCCGCCGACTCGTCCGGCGTCGCCCTGCTGCTGGCCTGGCAGCGCCGCGCCCAGGCCGCCGGCCAGCGCCTCACCTTCGTCAACGTGCCGGACAACGTGCACAAGCTGGCGGCCCTGTACGGGGTCGACACGCTGCTGTCCCATCATTGA
- a CDS encoding phospholipid-binding protein MlaC: MKPVIQLIATAAATVAFSTSVLAQAPAEAPDALVKRITADVIESVKADKDIQAGNRNKIMDLVNTKILPFVDAEKMTQQAAGRFWRQATPEQQKRLTEEFRTLLVYTYAGALSQIKNETVEFKPMRAEAGATDVEVRSQVNVTRGEPITLNYRLSKGAQGWKIYDVNVLGAWLVETYKSTFTSQINKGGIDGLIKSLADRNAQLASKPLKAPK, from the coding sequence ATGAAGCCAGTCATTCAGTTGATCGCCACCGCGGCGGCGACCGTCGCCTTCTCCACCAGTGTGCTGGCCCAGGCCCCGGCCGAAGCCCCGGACGCGCTGGTCAAGCGCATCACCGCCGACGTGATCGAGTCGGTCAAGGCCGACAAGGACATCCAGGCCGGCAACCGCAACAAGATCATGGACCTGGTCAACACCAAGATCCTGCCCTTCGTCGACGCCGAGAAGATGACCCAGCAGGCTGCTGGCCGCTTCTGGCGCCAGGCCACCCCGGAACAGCAGAAGCGCCTGACCGAGGAATTCCGCACCCTGCTGGTCTACACCTACGCCGGCGCGCTCTCGCAGATCAAGAACGAGACCGTGGAATTCAAGCCGATGCGCGCCGAAGCCGGCGCCACCGACGTGGAAGTGCGCTCGCAGGTCAACGTCACCCGCGGCGAGCCGATCACCCTGAACTACCGCCTGTCCAAGGGCGCCCAGGGCTGGAAGATCTACGACGTGAACGTGCTGGGCGCCTGGCTGGTCGAGACCTACAAGTCGACTTTCACCAGCCAGATCAACAAGGGCGGCATCGACGGCCTGATCAAGTCGCTGGCCGACCGCAACGCCCAGCTGGCCAGCAAGCCGCTGAAGGCGCCGAAGTAA
- a CDS encoding VacJ family lipoprotein, producing the protein MIPVSKSARGLAAAAAALVLTGCATTNNPQDPLEGYNRAVFSFNDAVDRTVLKPTATAYKNVTPSFVQTGVSNFFGNLSDAWSAVNNLLQGKGQAGMGDVTRVAVNSTFGIFGLLDIASEAGIPKHNEDFGQTLGVWGVPSGPYLMLPLLGPSTVRDTAALPADIGGDIWKYKEPANWRNIGAGVRVIDKRASLLDASSLLEDAALDRYEFIRDGYLQRRQSQVYDGNPPPSADAGAAEEAKEGANSQVVPQPVSSEKQ; encoded by the coding sequence ATGATTCCCGTGTCGAAATCCGCCCGCGGCCTGGCCGCCGCCGCCGCCGCCCTCGTCCTGACCGGCTGCGCCACCACCAACAATCCCCAGGATCCGCTGGAAGGCTATAACCGCGCCGTGTTCAGCTTCAACGACGCGGTCGACCGCACCGTCCTGAAGCCGACCGCCACCGCCTACAAGAACGTGACCCCGAGCTTTGTCCAGACCGGCGTCAGCAATTTCTTCGGCAACCTGTCCGACGCCTGGAGCGCAGTGAATAACTTGCTGCAGGGTAAGGGCCAGGCCGGCATGGGCGACGTCACCCGTGTCGCCGTGAACTCGACCTTCGGCATCTTCGGCCTGCTCGACATCGCCTCCGAAGCCGGCATCCCCAAGCACAACGAGGATTTCGGCCAGACCCTGGGCGTGTGGGGCGTGCCTAGCGGCCCCTACTTGATGTTGCCGCTGTTGGGCCCATCTACGGTGCGTGACACCGCGGCGCTGCCGGCCGACATCGGCGGTGACATCTGGAAATACAAGGAACCGGCCAACTGGCGCAACATCGGCGCCGGCGTGCGCGTGATCGACAAGCGCGCCAGCCTGCTCGACGCCTCCAGCCTGCTGGAAGACGCCGCCCTGGACCGCTACGAGTTCATCCGCGACGGCTACCTGCAGCGCCGCCAGAGCCAGGTGTACGACGGCAATCCGCCGCCCAGCGCCGATGCCGGCGCAGCGGAAGAAGCGAAAGAAGGCGCGAATTCGCAGGTCGTGCCGCAACCGGTGTCATCCGAAAAGCAGTAA
- the mlaD gene encoding outer membrane lipid asymmetry maintenance protein MlaD encodes MHRKIIDVWVGLFVLLGAAALLFLALQAGNLSSLSFTKTYSVTGKFDNIGGLKPQAPVKSAGVVVGRVGEIRFDDKTFQAQVRLDLDQQFQFPKDSSLKILTAGLLGEQYIGIEAGGDTQNLVDGDRINRTQSAAVLEDLINQFIYSKAADGKEASE; translated from the coding sequence ATGCACCGTAAAATCATCGATGTCTGGGTCGGCCTGTTCGTCCTGCTGGGCGCCGCAGCCCTGTTGTTCCTTGCCCTGCAGGCAGGTAACCTGAGCTCGCTGTCTTTCACCAAGACCTATTCGGTCACTGGCAAGTTCGACAATATTGGCGGACTCAAGCCGCAGGCGCCCGTCAAGAGCGCAGGCGTGGTGGTCGGTCGCGTCGGCGAGATCCGCTTCGACGACAAGACCTTCCAGGCCCAGGTGCGCCTCGACCTGGACCAGCAGTTCCAGTTCCCGAAAGATAGTTCGTTGAAGATCCTGACCGCCGGCCTGCTGGGCGAGCAATACATCGGGATCGAAGCGGGTGGCGACACCCAGAACCTGGTCGATGGCGACCGGATCAACCGCACCCAGTCGGCTGCGGTGCTGGAAGACTTGATTAACCAATTTATCTACAGCAAAGCCGCTGATGGAAAGGAAGCTAGCGAATGA
- the mlaE gene encoding lipid asymmetry maintenance ABC transporter permease subunit MlaE — MIRFLAAIGCNVREGVESLGFATRAFFNLLRFSPGAFRRPALISEQIHFIGNYSLVITIVSGLFVGLVLGLQFYVNLIQFGAEEKLGPLTALSLVRELGPVVTALLFAGRAGTSLTAEIGLMKAGEQLSAMEMMAVNPVQRVLAPRFWGGVVAMPILAAVFSAVGIMGSYLVGVKLLGLDEGAFWSQMQAGVDVQRDVLSSVIKSFVFGIAVTFTAVFQGYHVKPTPADVARATTRTVVIASLLVLGLDFIMTALMFTQ, encoded by the coding sequence ATGATCCGTTTCCTGGCCGCCATCGGCTGCAATGTGCGCGAAGGCGTCGAAAGCCTGGGCTTCGCCACCCGCGCCTTTTTCAACCTGCTGCGTTTCTCGCCGGGGGCCTTCCGCCGCCCGGCCCTGATCAGCGAGCAGATCCATTTCATCGGCAATTATTCGCTGGTCATCACCATCGTCTCCGGCCTGTTCGTCGGCCTGGTGCTGGGCCTGCAGTTCTACGTCAACCTGATCCAGTTCGGCGCCGAGGAAAAACTCGGTCCCCTGACCGCGCTCTCGCTGGTGCGCGAACTGGGGCCGGTGGTCACCGCGCTGCTGTTCGCGGGCCGCGCCGGGACCTCGCTCACGGCCGAGATCGGCCTGATGAAGGCGGGCGAGCAGTTGTCGGCGATGGAAATGATGGCAGTCAATCCGGTCCAGCGCGTGCTGGCGCCCCGTTTCTGGGGCGGCGTGGTGGCGATGCCGATCCTGGCCGCCGTGTTCTCGGCGGTCGGCATCATGGGCAGCTACCTGGTCGGCGTCAAGCTGCTGGGCCTGGACGAAGGCGCCTTCTGGTCGCAGATGCAGGCCGGCGTCGACGTGCAGCGCGACGTGTTGAGCAGCGTGATCAAGAGTTTCGTGTTCGGTATCGCCGTGACCTTCACCGCCGTTTTCCAGGGGTATCACGTGAAGCCGACCCCGGCCGACGTCGCGCGCGCCACCACCCGCACCGTCGTCATCGCTTCGCTCTTGGTTCTGGGGCTGGACTTCATCATGACCGCCCTGATGTTCACGCAATAA
- a CDS encoding ABC transporter ATP-binding protein produces MSNLVEIRDLHFAYGERSILSNLRMDFPRGKLVAVMGGSGCGKTTVLRLIGGQIRPQRGEVRVNGEVVHALNTEGLYRLRRRMGMLFQFGALFTDLSIFDNVAFPLREHTDLPEELIRNLVLMKLNAVGLRNAHRLKPGEISGGMARRVAVARAIALDPELIMYDEPFAGLDPISMGLTANLIRNLNDALGSTSILVSHDVNETFAIADYVYFMSAGKIVAEGTPAELRVSTDPYVKQFVNAEPDGPVPFHYPGKSLSDDLGLGGKR; encoded by the coding sequence GTGTCGAACCTAGTCGAAATTCGCGATCTGCACTTTGCGTACGGAGAGCGTTCCATCTTGTCGAATCTCCGCATGGATTTCCCGCGCGGTAAGCTGGTCGCCGTCATGGGCGGTTCGGGCTGCGGCAAGACCACGGTCCTGCGCCTGATTGGCGGGCAGATCCGTCCCCAGCGCGGCGAAGTCCGTGTCAACGGCGAGGTCGTCCACGCACTCAATACCGAGGGCCTCTACCGCCTGCGCCGCCGCATGGGCATGCTGTTCCAGTTCGGCGCCCTGTTCACCGACCTGTCGATCTTCGACAACGTCGCCTTCCCCCTGCGCGAACACACCGACCTGCCCGAAGAACTGATCCGCAACCTGGTGTTGATGAAGCTCAACGCCGTCGGCCTGCGCAACGCCCACCGCCTCAAGCCGGGCGAGATCTCGGGCGGCATGGCGCGCCGCGTGGCGGTAGCGCGCGCGATCGCGCTCGACCCCGAACTGATCATGTACGACGAGCCCTTCGCCGGCCTCGATCCGATCTCGATGGGCCTGACCGCGAACCTGATCCGCAACCTGAACGACGCCCTCGGCTCGACGTCGATCCTGGTCTCGCACGACGTCAACGAAACCTTCGCCATCGCCGACTACGTGTACTTCATGTCGGCGGGCAAGATCGTCGCCGAAGGTACGCCGGCCGAGCTGCGCGTCTCGACCGACCCCTACGTCAAGCAATTCGTCAACGCCGAGCCGGACGGTCCGGTGCCCTTCCACTATCCCGGCAAGTCCCTGAGCGACGACCTGGGCCTGGGAGGCAAGCGATGA
- a CDS encoding FMN-dependent NADH-azoreductase, whose product MNILHITASPRGGQANSHLLSSRVVERLLARHPGASVTLRALDEDALEHVDAEYALALGSGVDQPGEHGALGRSERLIAELVRADILVIGTPMHNLTVPSTLKAWIDHVVRMHRTMRPSPQGKVGNLPDRPVYIAIASGGWRTGERARQPDFLEPYLRAVLPMIGLKDITVFSMEGMSLGAERAVQAREEALAAVDRHFGLARAA is encoded by the coding sequence ATGAACATCCTGCACATCACGGCCAGCCCGCGCGGCGGCCAGGCCAACAGCCACCTGCTGTCCAGCCGCGTGGTCGAGCGCCTGCTGGCGCGCCACCCCGGCGCCAGCGTCACCCTGCGCGCCCTGGACGAGGACGCCCTCGAACACGTCGACGCCGAGTACGCCCTCGCCCTGGGCAGCGGCGTCGACCAGCCGGGCGAACACGGGGCACTGGGCCGCTCCGAGCGCCTGATCGCCGAACTGGTGCGGGCCGACATCCTGGTGATCGGCACACCCATGCACAACCTGACGGTGCCGTCGACCCTGAAGGCCTGGATCGACCACGTGGTGCGCATGCACCGCACCATGCGTCCCAGCCCGCAGGGCAAGGTCGGCAATCTGCCGGACCGGCCGGTCTACATCGCCATCGCAAGCGGCGGCTGGCGCACCGGCGAACGCGCGCGCCAGCCGGACTTTCTCGAGCCTTACCTGCGCGCGGTGCTGCCGATGATCGGCTTGAAGGACATCACCGTGTTTTCGATGGAAGGAATGTCGCTCGGGGCGGAGCGGGCGGTGCAGGCGCGCGAGGAGGCGCTGGCGGCGGTGGACCGGCACTTCGGCCTGGCGCGAGCGGCCTGA
- a CDS encoding NAD(P)/FAD-dependent oxidoreductase, with amino-acid sequence MNQNIVIAGSGFAGLWAALAAARAAFVAGKSDEVAITVVSPEAALHMRPRLYEASLEGMAPELGPLFTAVGVRHLAGRIERIHAADRSVEVLRNDGSREHLAYDRFILATGSQVLNPPLPGLKEYSFNVDQLHEADRLNRHLAGLASQPESAARNTVVVVGGGFTGIETATEMPERLRAILGHDAKLRVVMLEQAEVVGPELGPVPRPVIEEALAETGVEVITSAALAAIDAEGVVTADGRRIPAATVIWTAGMRANPLAAQIGAEHDRFGRVVADPYLRSPVEGVYVTGDVARAAADDIGNVAAMSCQHALSLGRVAGYNAVAELVGLPLHPYSQPKYVTCLDLGPWGALYTEGWDRQVKLTREEGKALKRAINTQWIYPPAPDREAAFALAKPDHVIVP; translated from the coding sequence ATGAACCAGAACATCGTCATCGCCGGCAGCGGTTTCGCAGGCCTGTGGGCCGCCCTGGCCGCCGCCCGCGCCGCTTTCGTCGCCGGCAAGTCGGATGAAGTCGCCATCACCGTGGTCTCGCCCGAGGCCGCCCTGCACATGCGTCCCCGCCTCTACGAAGCCTCGCTCGAGGGCATGGCCCCGGAACTGGGCCCGCTGTTCACCGCCGTGGGCGTGCGCCACCTGGCCGGCCGCATCGAGCGCATTCATGCCGCCGACCGCAGCGTGGAGGTGCTGCGCAACGACGGCAGCCGCGAACACCTGGCCTACGACCGCTTCATCCTGGCCACCGGCAGCCAGGTGCTCAATCCGCCGCTGCCCGGCCTGAAAGAATATAGCTTCAACGTCGACCAGCTGCACGAGGCCGACAGGCTGAACCGCCACCTGGCCGGCCTGGCCAGCCAGCCCGAAAGCGCGGCGCGCAACACCGTGGTGGTGGTGGGCGGCGGCTTCACCGGCATCGAGACCGCCACCGAAATGCCGGAGCGCCTGCGCGCCATCCTCGGCCACGACGCCAAGCTGCGCGTGGTCATGCTGGAACAGGCCGAGGTGGTCGGCCCCGAGCTGGGCCCGGTGCCGCGCCCGGTGATCGAGGAAGCGCTGGCCGAGACCGGGGTCGAGGTGATCACCTCGGCCGCCCTGGCCGCGATCGACGCCGAAGGCGTGGTGACGGCCGACGGCCGCCGCATCCCGGCCGCCACCGTGATCTGGACCGCCGGCATGCGCGCCAATCCGCTCGCCGCCCAGATCGGCGCCGAACACGACCGCTTCGGCCGGGTGGTCGCCGACCCCTACCTGCGTTCGCCGGTGGAGGGCGTGTACGTGACCGGCGACGTGGCGCGCGCCGCCGCCGACGACATCGGCAACGTGGCGGCAATGTCCTGCCAGCACGCGCTGAGCCTGGGCCGGGTCGCCGGCTACAATGCGGTCGCCGAACTGGTCGGCCTGCCGCTGCACCCCTACAGCCAGCCCAAGTACGTGACCTGTCTCGACCTCGGCCCCTGGGGGGCGCTCTATACCGAGGGCTGGGATCGCCAGGTGAAGCTGACCCGGGAGGAAGGCAAGGCCCTCAAGCGCGCCATCAATACCCAATGGATCTACCCGCCCGCCCCGGACCGCGAAGCCGCTTTTGCCCTGGCCAAGCCGGACCACGTGATCGTGCCCTGA
- a CDS encoding PLP-dependent aminotransferase family protein, with protein sequence MTDPLPSPARSRSVPWSLSLGQPAQGETLQRWLYRSLRQAILDGRLAEGARLPGSRALAQQYGTARGTVQLAYDQLLSEGYLLAERGSGTRVSRVLPDASLQAGPAPTRVEREAAPQSDGPWMQRVGQLAPAFPLRPPNSLPTAFHPHRCDVRGFPVDLWRRLHGRHLRSSKLAILSETEAAGLPALRAAIARHLDLARGVAVSPDQIVVLGSVQQALDISLRLLVSPGEAVWMEDPGYPGARQAMLAHGARVVDVPVDADGLRVVDAERAAPDARLAYVTPARQAPLGMALSPERRLALLRWAHERGAIVFEDDYDSEYRFSAKPVPALRSMEGGDSHVVLAGTFSKLLFPAIRIAFVALPWQLVEPFQRAASLAARNANALTQAVLADFLDEGHFDRHVRRMRRVYAARAEAFEDAARRHWEGLIEVPPITAGLDVVTRLLAHEERAAWQRLAAAGLTAFPLERYTARAVQPPSLTMGFAAFDERAIESGARAVAAAMRGPA encoded by the coding sequence ATGACTGATCCACTTCCCTCACCGGCGCGCAGCAGGAGCGTCCCCTGGTCGCTGTCCCTGGGCCAGCCGGCTCAAGGCGAGACCCTGCAGCGCTGGCTCTACCGCAGCCTGCGCCAGGCCATCCTCGACGGCCGCCTGGCCGAAGGCGCGCGCCTGCCCGGCTCGCGCGCCCTGGCCCAGCAGTACGGCACGGCGCGCGGCACCGTGCAGCTGGCCTACGACCAGCTGCTGTCCGAGGGCTATCTGCTGGCCGAGCGCGGCAGCGGCACGCGGGTGAGCCGGGTGCTGCCGGACGCCAGCCTGCAAGCCGGGCCGGCCCCAACGCGCGTCGAGCGGGAGGCGGCGCCGCAATCGGACGGCCCCTGGATGCAGCGCGTGGGCCAGCTCGCGCCGGCGTTTCCCCTGCGTCCGCCAAATTCGCTGCCGACCGCCTTCCACCCGCACCGCTGCGACGTGCGCGGCTTCCCGGTCGACCTCTGGCGGCGGCTGCACGGCCGCCACCTGCGCAGCTCGAAGCTGGCGATCCTGTCCGAGACCGAGGCCGCCGGCCTGCCGGCCCTGCGCGCCGCCATCGCGCGCCACCTCGACCTGGCGCGCGGCGTCGCGGTCTCGCCCGACCAGATCGTGGTGCTGGGCAGCGTGCAGCAGGCGCTCGACATCAGCCTGCGGCTTTTGGTCTCGCCGGGGGAAGCGGTATGGATGGAGGACCCGGGTTATCCGGGGGCGCGCCAGGCCATGCTGGCCCACGGCGCGCGGGTGGTGGACGTGCCGGTCGACGCCGACGGCCTGCGGGTGGTGGATGCGGAGCGCGCCGCGCCGGATGCGCGCCTGGCCTACGTGACCCCGGCGCGCCAGGCGCCGCTGGGCATGGCCTTGTCGCCGGAGCGCCGCCTGGCCCTGCTGCGCTGGGCGCACGAGCGCGGCGCCATCGTGTTCGAGGACGACTATGACAGCGAATACCGCTTCTCGGCCAAGCCGGTGCCGGCCCTGCGCAGCATGGAGGGCGGAGACAGCCACGTGGTGCTGGCGGGGACCTTCAGCAAGCTGCTGTTCCCGGCGATCCGGATCGCCTTCGTGGCCCTGCCCTGGCAACTGGTCGAGCCCTTCCAGCGCGCCGCCTCGCTGGCCGCGCGCAACGCCAACGCGCTGACCCAGGCGGTGCTGGCGGACTTCCTGGACGAGGGCCACTTCGACCGCCACGTGCGGCGCATGCGGCGCGTCTATGCGGCGCGCGCCGAAGCCTTCGAGGACGCCGCGCGGCGCCATTGGGAGGGATTGATCGAGGTGCCGCCGATCACGGCGGGCCTGGACGTGGTGACGCGCCTGCTGGCCCACGAGGAGCGCGCGGCCTGGCAGCGCCTGGCGGCGGCCGGGCTGACCGCCTTCCCGCTGGAGCGCTACACGGCGCGGGCCGTGCAGCCGCCTTCGCTGACCATGGGCTTCGCCGCCTTCGACGAGCGCGCCATCGAATCCGGCGCGCGGGCGGTGGCCGCGGCGATGCGCGGCCCCGCTTGA